In a single window of the Nicotiana tomentosiformis chromosome 8, ASM39032v3, whole genome shotgun sequence genome:
- the LOC138897126 gene encoding uncharacterized protein, which translates to MAQEEMTQRVKSLEQKLKNMQGSTCQKSIAFKDLCMFPGVRLPLGFKTPKFEKYDGHGDPIAHLKRYCNQLRGVEGKEELAMAYFGESLTGVASEWFMDQETSHWHVWDDMAQAFVRQFQYNIDIAPDRNSLANLKKKSTESFREYAIKWREQAARVKPPMDDHELITVFLQAQEPDYFQNMMSAVGKSFLEAIKIGKMVENGLKTGKIISQAVLKAAT; encoded by the coding sequence ATGGCACAAGAAGAAATGACCCAAAGGGTGAAAAGCTTAGAACAAAAGTTGAAAAACATGCAAGGGTCGACGTGTCAGAAGAGTATTGCCTTCAAAGATCTATGTATGTTCCCCGGTGTTcgtttgccacttggtttcaagactcccaaatttgaaaagtatgatggacacggagACCCCATAGCCcacttgaaaaggtattgcaatcaaCTAAGAGGTGTGGAGGGAAAAGAAGAACTAGCAATGGCTTATTTCGGGGAAAGCCTGAcaggggtagcctctgaatggtttatggatcaagaaacctctcactggcatgtctgggatgacatggcccaggCCTTCGTCAGACAATTCCAGTACAATATCGACATCGCCCCAGACCGCAATTCCCTTgctaacttgaagaagaaatcgaCTGAAAGCTTCAGggaatatgccattaaatggagggagcaagcagctagagttaagccacccatggatgaccacgagctaatcactgtcttccttcaggctcaagagccagattattttcaaaacatgatgtccgcagTTGGCAAATCCTTCTTGGAAGCAATCAAAATTGGGAaaatggttgagaatggccttaagacaggcaaaattataagtcaagcaGTTCTCAAAGCTGCAACTTAG
- the LOC138896802 gene encoding uncharacterized protein, giving the protein MSLTTDIEAVTSGQETQGQRVQQESTVVEENRIPKQQMTEMCQASANGQGPPFSHSQFATHQEQYHSPEYHSYLFDLPSKIEKPTRKMAQEEMTQRVKSLEQKLKNMQGSTCQKSIAFKDLCMFPGVRLPLGFKTPKFKKYDGHGDPIAHLKRYCNQLRGVEGKEELAMAYFGESLTGVASEWFMDQETSHWHVWDDMAQAFVRQFQYNIDIAPDRNSLANLKKKSTESFREYAIKWREQAARVKPPMDDHELITVFLQAQEPDYFQNMMSAVGKSFLEAIKIGKMVENGLKTGKIISQAVLKAATQAIKIESDNFSDMNEKDEEAMMTIRSRRGPRRTSRRYEQPHQVSDDSPEHYYPPQNPQYSIAPFQYVVQPPRHPRKRAPAPQNLHQSPQNFQMPYNPQRSQGYRGEQRLKDNFTPIGESYASVFEKLKHYDMIAPIPPNHMDPRARNFDLSKRCEYHYNAQGHNVESCRDLKREIERMIQEKLIMIQDNDTQNITQNPLYAHDDAHFVGMMCGDMEYENPLGNLPTEIGEGHGDSDEQICGQMSSLAIEKSFPPH; this is encoded by the exons ATGTCATTGACAACTGACATTGAAGCTGTTACGAGTGGTCAAGAGACTCAGGGTCAGAGGGTTCAACAAGAGTCTACTGTGGTTGAGGAAAATAGAATACCGAAACAGCAAATGACTGAAATGTGTCAAGCATCGGCCAATGGTCAAGGACCACCCTTTTCTCAT TCACAATTTGCTACCCATCAAGAACAATACCATTCTCCTGAgtaccactcgtatctatttgaTCTTCCTTCAAAGATTGAGAAGCCTACCCGAAAGATGGCACAAGAAGAAATGACCCAAAGGGTGAAAAGCTTAGAACAAAAGTTGAAAAACATGCAAGGGTCGACGTGTCAGAAGAGTATTGCCTTCAAAGATCTATGTATGTTCCCCGGTGTTcgtttgccacttggtttcaagactcccaaatttaaaaagtatgatggacacggagACCCCATAGCCcacttgaaaaggtattgcaatcaaCTAAGAGGTGTGGAGGGAAAAGAAGAACTAGCAATGGCTTATTTCGGGGAAAGCCTGAcaggggtagcctctgaatggtttatggatcaagaaacctctcactggcatgtctgggatgacatggcccaggCCTTCGTCAGACAATTCCAGTACAATATCGACATCGCCCCAGACCGCAATTCCCTTgctaacttgaagaagaaatcgaCTGAAAGCTTCAGggaatatgccattaaatggagggagcaagcagctagagttaagccacccatggatgaccacgagctaatcactgtcttccttcaggctcaagagccagattattttcaaaacatgatgtccgcagTTGGCAAATCCTTCTTGGAAGCAATCAAAATTGGGAaaatggttgagaatggccttaagacaggcaaaattataagtcaagcaGTTCTCAAAGCTGCAACTCAGGCTATAAAGATTGAATCTGATAATTTTAGTGACATgaatgagaaggatgaagaagccATGATGACAATAAGGTCGAGAAGAGGTCCTAGGAGAACATCTCGAAGGTATGAGCAGCCTCATCAGGTTTCCGATGATTCCCCTGAGCACTACTATCCACCTCAGAACCCACAATACTCTATTGCTCCATTTCAGTATGTTGTCCAGCCACCAAGACACCCCAGAAAGCGAGCACCAGCACCGCAAAATCTCCACCAGTCTCCACAAAATTTTCAAATGCCCTATAACCCACAACGAAGCCAGGGGTATAGAGGAgaacaaaggttgaaagataattttacaccaataggagagtcctatgcaagtgtgtttgagaaattaaagcatTATGACATGATTGCACCTATTCCTCCAAATCATATGGACCCCCGTGCAAGAAACTTTGACCTttctaaaaggtgtgaatacCATTACAATGCCCAGGGGCACAATGTTGAAAGTTGtcgggatttgaaaagagaaatagaaaggatgatccaggaaaaactgataatgatccaagataatgacacccagaatatcacgcagaatcctttatatgcacatgatgatgcacactttgtggggatgatgtgtggtgacatggagtatgagaatcctctcgggaacttgccgactgaaattggagaaggccatggtgattctgatgagcaaatttgtggccaaatgtcaagcttagcaattgaaaagtcattccctcctcactag